The DNA region CAGAACGTCATTGCAAGGTGCGGTATCAAAAACACGCGaactaattaattctaaatgcGCAAACGTTTTTTATTCGAAAACGCcatttccttttttttatttaatctcgTGGACGGTACGAAAATTAATGTGAAATTACTTTCGTCTGATCCCTTCCGCTAgatttaaaaatctgtttgTCTTCGAGCGTCGAATAAATTTGGAAGACTTGGGCCGCCGTTGCGGATTAACAGGGAAAAGCACATTTAatcgtatattttaaatcatcgCCGCCGCATAAGTATTATTCGAAATGCAGATAGATCTATCCAGTCGAGTTCTCCTTCCATTTCGTCCTCTATTTGTTTTTACACCCCGCCCATAAAACCGACTATACTCCATTCATTATATTATCGGCCGCATCTCGAAGTTATAATACCACATGGCCGTGGTTAATTTCGATTCTAAAAGCTTGCAGAATCCGACCAACTATCGCCGACAATATTCCGCATAAATTGATTTCACCGTTGTGTTTTGATTTCCCATAAACGCGAAACGCAAAATTGAAATGCAAAAcgtaagttttatttgtttgaacataacatttttgtttatcaacACGCCAATAAATTTCGATTGTGTTTACCTCATTTAGTTACAAAGAACAATGTTTCCTTGTGAAAATacaatgtacatattttaaaaatcggaGTTTTCCCACTACGTTTCAAATAACTTTGCAGAGGATCAATGGAAATGTCACGGCTATTCTGTCACAGTGTCTCTAtccacttattttatttattcactagCCTGTCACATTTTGTATGCAAATGCCACACATTTTATGCAATCCTCTCAATTTgcattattatcatttgatTCAGAAAACTGGTTCGACTGTTTGTGTTTTAacgaaaaattgatttgaaattgtaatgcATAGAAAAATTTACAGTCTCTGAAAGAATAAAAGGGTTCTATTTACTTTAACCAGAATCAAgccaatgattttaaaatattagtttgcaTTAAAGcagatataaattgaaataatatatttacatataacaatgttaattaaataaatgcacaATAGTAGCTCGTagagttaaattaataatttcataattaatattgttttattttacattaaaatcactttcattatttgttttatcatttgattaatttttgtttttattcattttgactTATTTGTGaagtaatgtataaatatataattgaaataagtgTTAATATAATCTCCtggataaatgaaataaaactgcATCAACTACagaaattttaagcttttaataaaattattatcaccaATGACTGCTACATTTTTCCAGTTTTAGTTGGTCTGCTCTACAAACAGGTTCCTTGATTCAAAGATGAGTTCTTAATTTCAATAGTTTCATATGGCAAAGTTCATATCTGATTATTACttgatcgtacagaaaatttatatttatacttctTGTAGGAAACactctataaaaatcttgcaaagtttgaagaatttaacaaaaatttcttctttgcttctaaattttaataaataagtaaatattataaaatgcccaaattgatacaaaaatatatgtttttttgtaGCAAATTAAACGCCTTTCAAAAAAGATCAATTGTGGTTAATGAATTAGTCTAACCATTCAAACTTCAATGCTTACTGATTTAATAATacgtcttaaataaaaaactttattttttctgaaatagataataaattatctcaaaatttatgacttaaattaataaatttaaaatagtttactattgaagtttttttatttaagacgtattattaaatatatcaatagaaaagaaaagaagtaaaatattaaaacttagctattaattatttggtgATAGTTAATATACAAGGAGACACAACTCAGGAGGtccaaaaattatgttatgtaaaaatatagaaaaaaaacataaaaatgaaaaacaaccACAGATGACGAAaagttataaacaatataaccaccaacattttaaataaacccgttgaaaaatattaaatcacgatactaaattgtgataagagcaaaattatgaaaaaagtattgttaaaaaattgattagaaagaaatatataacttgGAAACTGTTACTCtatcaaaataaactcaaatttttatgaatattttcaaaattcactaCTTAAGTgggtacataataaaatatttattaaaaaagtattaaaatcagTATCAGTATCAGGATCCGAAtgccttttttgtagagcttTTGATTTCCTACAAAGATATATGATGTGCATTTTGTAATACCTGACTTACTCAAAATTAGTGAACGAATAAATTCTTcatttaagataaatttaaggCTAGTGGTTTCGAGTGTCATTTTATCTTTGAGGACGTCGTGGTTTTGTCTAGCATTCATAATTTCTCTGTTTAATATGAGCAACTCTGTGTTTGTCTCTAAAGATATTCCTCTCTACGCTGGTACAGAACCACCTCCAAAAGCAACACCACGTTTTAGACTATGTCGTTGAACGTTGGCTCATGTTCCCAATGCTCCTTGTTTAACAGGGGGTCTTCTGACTCGATGACCAATTTCAAGCCCCTTCTTCTAAGGGTAGACGAACTTAAcagttatttatgtgtattttgGCATTACCAGTTTGCCGATAACGATTCCAAGAACGACTCCATTTTGTGAGACTACTTATGTTGCTAAACAACAGAACATTAATAATGAacggaaaaaaatatgttcaaattcataaaatgcGTTTTTTGGGTATTTTTATGTccactaaatatataaaaaggaatataaatttaatatggtgGTAAATGTCTTGTAGATTAAGGAGGCTCCAATTCTAAAGAATGGTTTCCTTGTTTCAGACCCAATCAGTACCAAAAGTCATAGTGATGGGTTCAAGTACCGCATCAGAGACCACAATCAACACAAGCACCGACAGCTCAAACACGATAGTGACAACGATGACCGCCACCGATGGCGAAATCACCGAAGACAGTTTAGACGTGAACGATCCAATCGATTACCTCAATTCGGATAACATAGTGGAAGGAGGCAAGATACTGACACCCGTCCCGGTAACTCCGAAGACACCCGCCACGGCCAAACAACACACGCCGCCCACGGTCACCACCAAAGAGAACAAATTCACGTTTGACGTCGAGATGACTCCCAAACCCTCCGACGAGCACATGTTCGATTTCGAGCCAAAGAAGCCGATGAACGCGGCCGAAGAGAAGAGCGTCGATCAGCTGATGGATGAGCAGGTCGAAGCGCTGAAACTGGACGCAAGACGTAGGAACAGTTACAAAGCTGCACAGAACGATTTCGATAAAATCGAAGTTATGAACGACGATATGAAAATGCACGTCGAACCGCCGAGGGAAATTAAGCACCACAGGCACAGTCCCAAGGAGCACAGGAGGAGCTTTAGAAGGAAATTGGAGGTCGAGAAGGAGAAAGTCGAGAGGACCTCGCCGAAACGGAGAGCGGAGCGGACGTTGAATTCATCGCCGGAGAATAACGATTCGGATTCGCCCAAACCAAAACAcaggtaaataaatttgtttgtgtttTGGGCACAATGTATgtgattacatatttttatgtcggCCAACCGATTGATATGCCGTAGACGTAAAGGGCTTCCAATAAATTACTGTGATGTGAACGTTTATTACATGTAGGGTCCATTTGGGCggtcataaaataaagttaattgttGCCTTTGCTTTATGTATGCTCGGCCAATAACCTAGAGGCTCTAATAATTCGGTGATTTCGGTGAATTATCGGCAATTCGCCGAAAGTTCtaactaatttgtttgtttatgacTTATTCGCCGTTTCAAAAGCCTTCCATTAACTCCCCGAATTGAACAACAATTCAGCATAACAAAAAGCTTCTCAAACATTTCCTGCACCAGAATGTTAACTATTTAATAGGGCCCACCACACCAAAGTTCTACTTGTTTGTCAAATGAAATTAGTAACACGCTTTAAATGTTTACAGTCCACTtgattattgttgttgttgaccTACGATACTTGTCAGTGTTTGGGTCTCAGCCACTAGAAATATTAAAGCGTGTAATTTTAAAGCATATGATTCAACTTTCTGTTGAGACAAACTGTCGCCAGACTGTTAGGATCTATTTTGAAGACGAGCCAAGTTGAAATGAATTCTATATTATACCGAAATGATTGTCACTTTTATTTGTAGTATAAAAGTAAGCGGGTTTTATTTCATAGAAGTTCAATGACGCAAATCCAtcgcttaaataaatatagttttatgtgtatactttaatttattgtgacaagagtaataacttttaaaactgTGTATCTACATAGTCTCGATATTAATTCCCAGaagatgaataaaaataatttttaatttttataagtcGCCACTTTTCGCTGGAAAGTAACAAAAACATCGTCGGAACAAAACTTTAAGCCGAAAATGAATTAAAGGCGAAAATAAGTCGTTAAATTTACGACTATCTTAGAGGATAAACTTAGGAAACGTAAATAAAGTGCAGTGACATGCAATTCTGGATTATCGTACACAAAGCACAACTACTAAATTAAGTATTCCAAAAATAGAAGACATTACAAGCCTTAAAAGTATGTGTGAGTTGGTTAAATCCCTTTTGTCCACTACGTTTAAAAGTTCTCACTAACCCATGTACATTTGGTTCGCTGAACTTATTTGTGCTCATAAACCATATGATGAGTCTATAGAAACTCCGGAGTTggaaaatgttttgtaaaagCTTGACGGTTTTCATCCATAATGATCCctacaaaaatttgataatttaagcTTTAAAAAAACTTGTCAGACTTGCTGGTACGACATCTTTTAAAACTTACTAATGTGATGTAAATGTATGTtactttttcttaaaaataatctcaATAAATTACCTAAGTTTAAGTATTTGAAAACGTTTAAATTCAGTGAAATGGCactaaataatagtaaaaacaatagtatattctggaaatatttttccattgGCTTTTGTTTGGTAAACATGTCACTCAGAATAGAGCGACTTAGATAAGTTTCATGTTTACGGTCATAAATTACTAAAGCGCATCAAAGTTCATCAAACTGCAAAactaaaaacacaaatattgCGAATGCCATTgacccatttaaaaataacacgcTTTGAAAAACTAATGAAATACAATCCACCTGTGTATTTggaaaaatagataaatatttcgATGTCCGTTTGCATCTTTATGACCTGTTTCTAGTGATgtggaaaataaaatcaatcacACAATTGTATGTTTTCAAAAGAAACTTATTTACGTGTTGGGAATTGAATATagggtaaatatttttatgtgcaATGAAGCTGTGCTTAACTGAAATTGTCTGTCAATGTAACTAGGTACTTGCCAAGCGTCGTTTGAAATGAGATCATATAGCAATGtaccaattttattagatCAAACATTTCCATGAACAGTAAACAAACGTTATGAAAGCTACATGtaaattcattgttttttgAATGTATCTTTTCCGCTTATCACCTATTGATTTCACAGTTTAATTCTGAAGttttattactgaaatatCAGAAGGTGTGGCAGGAAAACAGATGATTATGTTTTCTCGAATCGCAAAAGTTATGAACCGCCCTCAAAAATAGTATGTCAAGAAATGCAATCAtatccaaaaataattatttcacattAACACATAGAGACAGTGtgtaatctaaatttataaatatgaataatctaGTGTCTAGTCCGGAGTTGTTTCGTCGAACGTATTTCAGCCGTGTCCTTAACCGTTGCAGACATAAAAAGACGAGCCGGAGGCACCACTCGCCCAGCAGGCACCACGACAAGTTCAGCTACGACGAAAAGCACATAGCCAAGTACCGAAACGCACATCCAGTCAGTTCGGGACCGTCACGTATGACCCCGCCATTGCCAGATCTTCGCGTCGACTTCTTCAGCGAACCGATGGACAATTGCCAAACAATTGAATCATCCCAGCACACTCTGCAAGTGGCCGTTTCGAATGAAAAACGCGGGAGCGTGTGTCTAAACAAATGCCTGCGAGAGGTAGGGGCTCAATTGGACGCGTCGAGTCCTATAAATGTAACCACCAATCCATTGGAGAATTCAGTGCATTTCGGTAGGAAAGCCCCCCAAGCCACGATCGTAGTGCAACAGCCGTCGGTCAGTCTGGATCACACAAATGTCTCGACGATCCTGTTGAAGAACGGTAGTGAGTTTGTGTCGAACGTTGAGAGTGGCAAGTTTACGCTGAAGAAGCACAAGGAGGACAACGTCAAGCAGCTCTTGGACGTGGCCAACAATCTGACTCTTGAGGAGATACACGATTTCGAGATGAGGTGAGTTTTGGGGTTGACATTTTCAGCCATCATGgtgttaaaacaaaaacatttcaccagttattttaaaatcaaaatcattTGAAACAACTTGGGAAGTACTTTTCAAAAACTTAGTTTTGCTTACATCTGGTACTGGGCAAGCAAAAGAAAGTGTCACACAAAAACATTCATAACAAttcaataatgtttcattgaaGCATTGAATtgacaaaaattcaaattaaaaaaatttttacagtggCATCCATCAATTTATTGAGCAGTTCATTTTTGATGTAAAATGCAGGTGAGTCGGTTTTGGGGTGGAAAATAACCAATACTAATGgtgtgaaattaaaaatacaaattataaggAAGATTTATCTAACACAGATAAAGGATACATTTGTGTAATAAACTACGATGCtattttttcaggaaattaattacaagCACAAGCAAACACAAAATCTTTCTCTTTATTACAACATTCCTTGAGGACACAAAACACAATTCCAACAGTCCTAAACTAATATTTCCATGTTAACAAGAAACACTTTACAACATGATTTGAATTAGTGTGACAAGTCACCCACGAACCCTACCCAATTTTAAGGTACATTGGATAtttgagaaaattataataaatatcaacaataACAGTTTACATAAATTTCGGTGACctaaagtatatattatatctcAAAGCATGGGACGACCCAAACAGTGAAAATAGGGGCTATCGCAAccgtaataaatttgaaacatccTATCTTCTAATTGTGTTGGGTTGATTTTATGTAACCTATTTTACTACATAAAACAGCTATGATCTATtcgtactaaaattttataaacccTGAagtaataaacttatattttaatgttgtttaataaaagtaaacatctaatctaaatttaataattactcgCTGGTGcgggttaaataaataattaaaaagtccaTTAAAACACCGAAGGAAAAACGACAAAACGATCTCAGAcaactgaataaattatacaagttAGTAGTTTAATTATCTTGAACTGTTCGAAATAACATTTTACTATTAGCGAATTCGACTTAGGTTCTAATTATTCTCGGTGTAAATTATTAGActcgatttaattaaaacatatactTTAACTGCGGAGGcggaataataaaatgaactgCCCTATTCAGTTTAAGGTAGTTGGGGTCGTTCATGcaacaaatgtatttttaatgaaattttcgtatattcaataaatgcaCACGTCGAATGACGTCGACGatgtaatgaaattttaatgccattattatgttaaacgTCTTCGAAGAGATTTTAATCTCTTATATTGTTagccatattaaatttactgggGTGTAcgttgtattatattatactcaCTTAAGTcgcacatttattaaatacatttaagatttaatcaaattatgatTTAGGAGAAAAACCATTATGCGAAACTTACGGCTGTGTATCAAACAAGTTAGAGTTTCCTGGCTTTAATAAgttcctttttttttatttgagtgacccactttcaataaaaatgtatttttttggaGCGGAATATATCTTCTCCCTCGGGATACGGGCACAAATTCCATCAAAGCAAATgcttaaatacatatttgaaatGCCTGTAAGTGCATAAGgagtaatacattttaaaatttcacatttgtGGCGGACAACCACAACGCATTCAAACCGTTTACAGAATGTTCACAAAGTAATGGCCCTAATGCATATTATTTTAGTCGAATAATTCAGTCTGTGTGAAACTTAAAAGTGCAAACTAACAGAATAATCAAATGAACTCGTATTTCGAAACAACTGTCTCTCGTTTCTTTTAAGCACtaggatatttttaattcgattGTTCTTCGTGTGTACTTAATAAATGCATTCTGAAATTTCTAGGTAAcactttaatgaaaattttaatgtctttATCGTCTTGCACGTCTACgagaaagttttaattttgagtcTTATTAGATTTGCTTTTGCTATagctgtaatttaatatacttcaAAAAGATCACTGATATTCAATTTCATGTAACGtactgtattaaaaatttaaaaaacgaaaCGTTTTAGGATTACCGCCCGGCGTACCGTTGTTAACAGTTCTTTAATAACGTAACAAAGCATCTATTCAATGTcttaaaagaaagtttataatttaataataaatattaaattctcttGCAACAAAAAGGTCAAGTCTTCAAAGtgagattattaaattcttaaggaatagaaaaaacaacataaaGAAGTCaaaccacaaaaaatattcggacccacagaaaaaaattacacactttattgaatatatcaaatcTTTAATGTCTGTAGTTCTTTAAGGTGAATCCCtttgtttgaataaatcatcCCAACATTTCTTTTGTAAAATTGAGACTTTTCTTTGTTTCATAATATTCACTTTCAGAATTCAATTAGGGTGTCAACTTTAAGCATTTAATAACTGCTAATTGAAACTAAATGAGTGCTGTGATGtgccataattaaaaatttttatcatatcatATAATTAATCGACAAAccccatttttaatttgcataatGCACTTAAATGCGTAATATATGTTGCCGGTAATTCGAAACGAAAATACGTATCATGCTAGACATAAATCAGCACTAGAAATAAACTACTAGACAAACATTCCTGGGAATCTCCCGTAAATCACGATGATATAATTTTGGCTTGTCACCAAGACAATTAGCCAGTTTTTAATGAGTTTACGAGTgtgaaaatgataattttcccCGTGAATTAAACCGTTCAAATTAACGACGTCTAAAATTTCGTTTTATCACGTTACACCGATAaactctatttattatttatggggGGGATAAACgcacttattaaataaaaatatcgaaGTGGGGTCCGAAAATATTTGAACGCGCGAAAATGTTTTAACATCAAAgttaaaatgacaaatttccCCGGCATTCACGACCCTCGCTCTTTGTTGATGTGTTTCAAAGTGAATCCTTAAACATTTGATTTGTTGCGTAAGGTTTTATTTCGATTTAGCTGttttattttggtttttattcgactatttcatataataaacgttCACAAGAGGAATTATATTGGCGTCCAATTAGAGACGTATTGTTCAAAAATAgcttctatatattttttctcataCTTAGTTTTACGTGGAATAGAATATAGAGACGTTTTCTACGAAGTCTTTTCTAAATTATGAAGACGTAAGATTAGTCATCAAAAcgattattaagtttttcggAAGCGTTAGCTGTATCTAATTCGACAAGACGAAAAACAACCGACATCTAAGACGAATCGTTGAAATAGAGcattatatcaaataaatagagagtcaataaaataaataaaagttcttggaatgaaagttatttatttcttacggAGTTTCAAGTTAAATAACATCCttctttgtttatatttattttgtgtattaattacaaaataagcaTATATTCATAAGCGATTCACTCAACCTAATTCAAAGCCTCAAAGACAAATATAATCGCACAAAcagaagaataattaattgcacAATCTTCAAACTTAACTTAACTGCCAAATCATATAGGTAACCACTTGTTCAGAAACCACAGaaaaactacaataaaaaacCAGACCAACTAGGCTCAACAACCTCAACCAACAGCCTTTCCAGTTCCTACCTCCAGGATATTCCATATGCTGATCTTAAAACCAAATAGGACAGTCATGTCTCCACCAGCTACGAAACCGATTGAATCAATCAACAAATAAACTTCTTCAAggcaaacaaataataaatcaagaaTACACACAACCAACAGAAATTatcagataatttattatggctCTGAGACTCGACCACTCAAAAATAACAGACAATTAAATTCCAACATGTCACATCTGCGACCAAAGAATTACATTCATACACTTCATAGAAGTTCTGTATAAagacaaatcaaaaaatattaactagtagtaacttaataatttaattctgtttGTAACTGTCAATGAATCCGTCCATAACTctgtattaatgttaaaaatgtgaatataaaatattgattcccaagatttttatttttattaaaatttatttcagattacACCATTTCAAAGTAGCTGTTTAAAATCATGTATTAGTTTTGCATTTTTGGCTGGTCATCAAAACCATTAACCGTTTTTCAGAAACAGCAGATTACACACATTTACTGCTGAAACCTGAAAATAACAGGTATCTGAGAAATGATATTACGTGAGTAAATAGTTTATGAATACTGTGtggttctaaaaaatatattaaaaattttgtatttacatttttcaacagTAACAACAATTGATAATCCTAAAAACCACtgttatgaaacaaaaaagattttaaaaatcatttccagctaaacaaaattacatgtTCAAAAATACCtttgaacaatattaatgCTATTGGTGGACTAAAAAAAaggatgaattttaatttcgacCTCTTCTCCACAATTAAACCTTTAACCCACTTAACCCacttaacattttgaagtttcctTTGTCTTGCGATGTCATGAAGAAACAGAACGGTTGTTTTTCCGTTGATTGACCCAAAATCtttcttgttttaaaacttttttaccaCCGTTCCACCAGGTTTTCCAACCTATCAAGACCGACGAGAATTATAGTGATCAATTCATTGGCGATTGTCAAACGCCTAATTTTGTGATcctcacttaatttatgtgcAATCTATTTGTCTAACATTTTGATTAACTTTATTGCATCAACCCCCTTTCCAATGATTGAATCATCGCAGCTTAATGACTGGTCGGTCTATTTACAACATGTTGATATTGACGTTGATCATCTTCAATGTATTAATTGCCACTTTTAaatcaatgattttttaacataaagcaaacccaaaaaaattcaaaaatttttttctgtgaataatattaatttcttgtgTATAGAGTATCATGTAACAAGAATTAAAAGTAAAGACAACCACAGTAAACCtatgaaattataatcacattttcgcacattttattagttttttatttattctagtaATATAAACAGAATTATTAGGATTGTATCTACCTACATTTGCAACATAAACAGATAAAGAAAACATGAAcggttctaaatttaaaaccgCATTAATCAAGCCCGGCAAACTTCCcacagttattattatttaaatttaaaccgtGACCCTGTGTAAGTTATTTACAAGCACCGTTTGTTTCCTCGTTTGCGAAATGTGCAAAATCGTATCCATCAATATCATTCATAAACAAATATCGCAAGTGGGACGCGGCCCATTTTT from Aethina tumida isolate Nest 87 chromosome 1, icAetTumi1.1, whole genome shotgun sequence includes:
- the LOC109599248 gene encoding uncharacterized protein LOC109599248 isoform X3, whose translation is MTVNSQSGPAPKSPRAPDDLISTATSALRRLHFKTGRNAAKNANAQNQKQQTQSVPKVIVMGSSTASETTINTSTDSSNTIVTTMTATDGEITEDSLDVNDPIDYLNSDNIVEGGKILTPVPVTPKTPATAKQHTPPTVTTKENKFTFDVEMTPKPSDEHMFDFEPKKPMNAAEEKSVDQLMDEQVEALKLDARRRNSYKAAQNDFDKIEVMNDDMKMHVEPPREIKHHRHSPKEHRRSFRRKLEVEKEKVERTSPKRRAERTLNSSPENNDSDSPKPKHRHKKTSRRHHSPSRHHDKFSYDEKHIAKYRNAHPVSSGPSRMTPPLPDLRVDFFSEPMDNCQTIESSQHTLQVAVSNEKRGSVCLNKCLREVGAQLDASSPINVTTNPLENSVHFGRKAPQATIVVQQPSVSLDHTNVSTILLKNGSEFVSNVESGKFTLKKHKEDNVKQLLDVANNLTLEEIHDFEMRYGSPHHNRSQSVKTPGRSSGRPNYLCLPQQRSRVASMPNTGVEEEYYRLRHFSITGKGVVNRGDSLKSRRSRSNNSVASSNSSTEQLPGAVSAAGSARTSASCSLASSRESSTSAPGPIPYKVLMLGGPAVGKSSLVSQFMTSEYLHAYDTSIDDESGEKSVSVLLAGEESELTFIDFATADLSPDSCISKYSDPHAYCVVYSSADRASLQCAEKILQTLWTLDTIGTKAVILVANKADLVRSRVVTTEEGKSMATSYDCKYIETSVGINHNVDELLVGILTQIRLKLENPERSRDLFRKRSSSKKNLNRNKSPGSGTATPTGSAQNSPKKYRGSRTSASLKVRSLLGKVWARDSKSKSCENLHVL
- the LOC109599248 gene encoding uncharacterized protein LOC109599248 isoform X1 codes for the protein MTVNSQSGPAPKSPRAPDDLISTATSALRRLHFKTGRNAAKNANAQNQKQQTQSVPKVIVMGSSTASETTINTSTDSSNTIVTTMTATDGEITEDSLDVNDPIDYLNSDNIVEGGKILTPVPVTPKTPATAKQHTPPTVTTKENKFTFDVEMTPKPSDEHMFDFEPKKPMNAAEEKSVDQLMDEQVEALKLDARRRNSYKAAQNDFDKIEVMNDDMKMHVEPPREIKHHRHSPKEHRRSFRRKLEVEKEKVERTSPKRRAERTLNSSPENNDSDSPKPKHRHKKTSRRHHSPSRHHDKFSYDEKHIAKYRNAHPVSSGPSRMTPPLPDLRVDFFSEPMDNCQTIESSQHTLQVAVSNEKRGSVCLNKCLREVGAQLDASSPINVTTNPLENSVHFGRKAPQATIVVQQPSVSLDHTNVSTILLKNGSEFVSNVESGKFTLKKHKEDNVKQLLDVANNLTLEEIHDFEMSGIHQFIEQFIFDVKCRYGSPHHNRSQSVKTPGRSSGRPNYLCLPQQRSRVASMPNTGVEEEYYRLRHFSITGKGVVNRGDSLKSRRSRSNNSVASSNSSTEQLPGAVSAAGSARTSASCSLASSRESSTSAPGPIPYKVLMLGGPAVGKSSLVSQFMTSEYLHAYDTSIDDESGEKSVSVLLAGEESELTFIDFATADLSPDSCISKYSDPHAYCVVYSSADRASLQCAEKILQTLWTLDTIGTKAVILVANKADLVRSRVVTTEEGKSMATSYDCKYIETSVGINHNVDELLVGILTQIRLKLENPERSRDLFRKRSSSKKNLNRNKSPGSGTATPTGSAQNSPKKYRGSRTSASLKVRSLLGKVWARDSKSKSCENLHVL